A genomic region of Tigriopus californicus strain San Diego chromosome 1, Tcal_SD_v2.1, whole genome shotgun sequence contains the following coding sequences:
- the LOC131886976 gene encoding uncharacterized protein LOC131886976, with product MAKEQPESKRFGVHVQRDHIWNTQIRTIKMWLTPHQIILFLVLIDSFISVCCAKELNQRFLSETLDHFRKFHPTIGQPCTLVTNARAEDPNTSKIIIDSIPTHLNPSSDHVKNTAWCLLAVFDRSGARFNLTFKAMTRLTEKVTNHATIVLGPKPPRIELDTLRRELFWAEEISENFFLIHVFCGRVSGSFWNYNVSFWNPRLGFGQSLDFLGACPPSLWNQTLDVGLAGIKPMVIPGEEGTDREIRGTDIRPLQIMAEMYNMELNFVFGDTGYITPGYTNATGYLGELLRGEKDVVLPMVLNDAGYALFDCTRFTFFVTLRYVTRHPQKLLAFGNLARGFDSLSWVAVFTFLSMFSMTFAGIFYVYKYLLKEPELYRNPNSGIDFVLMTFTTFVEPDPLPWFPKWSTGRLVVLYWSLFAFLVVNFYTSNLRTNLIAPAYENRIDTTEDFLESGRELFVHSSGYWMIRLGTEGKLKEVIKMLRDEQWRFYPNERMSQDQLNIWVQERGYVIVAYPEGLMLNYLSIPDYEGLPHQTYSKEIIHTSFNAIRFQKYSPITPHLNRILTAADEFGLYYKFLYEYVPTLAMPGQYIAGQINESELRMEVDMILGPIFILICGGTLGTIAFIFELVFAARLAKALPIVTVPTK from the exons ATGGCTAAAGAACAACCGGAAAGCAAGAGATTTGGTGTTCACGTCCAGAGGGATCACATTTGGAACACTCAAATCCGCACG ATCAAAATGTGGCTTACTCCTCACCAGATCATACTTTTCCTGGTCCTTATCGACTCGTTTATAAGCGTATGTTGTGCCAAAGAACTTAATCAGAGATTCTTATCCGAGACCCTGGATCACTTTCGAAAATTTCATCCAACCATTGGTCAGCCTTGCACCTTAGTGACTAATGCAAGAGCAGAGGATCCCAATACGTCCAAAATTATAATCGATTCAATCCCAACCCATTTGAACCCATCATCGGACCATGTGAAAAATACTGCTTGGTGTTTACTGGCCGTTTTTGATCGCAGTGGGGCCAGATTTAACCTGACTTTCAAGGCAATGACGAGGTTAACGGAAAAGGTTACCAATCATGCTACTATTGTTCTTGGTCCCAAACCTCCAAGGATCGAATTGGATACGCTTAGAAGGGAGCTTTTTTGGGCAGAGGAAATCTCAGAGAACTTTTTT ctgaTTCATGTGTTTTGCGGTCGTGTCTCAGGGAGCTTTTGGAACTACAACGTTTCGTTTTGGAACCCGAGACTTGGATTTGGTCAAAGCTTGGATTTTTTAGGAGCCTGCCCTCCTTCTTTGTGGAACCAAACTCTTGATGTGGGTCTTGCAGGCATTAAACCTATGGTGATCCCGGGGGAAGAAGGAACTGACCGGGAGATCCGTGGAACGGACATTCGACCTTTACAAATAATGGCTGAAATGTACAACATGGAATTAAACTTCGTTTTCGGGGACACAGGATACATTACACCAGGATACACCAATGCCACTGGATATTTGGGAGAG CTTTTGCGAGGCGAGAAGGATGTCGTTTTGCCCATGGTTTTAAATGACGCTGGTTATGCACTTTTCGATTGCACTCGCTTTACATTCTTTGTGACCTTACGATATGTTACACGTCATCCGCAGAAATTGCTTGCATTTGGAAACTTGGCACGTGGTTTTGATTCGCTTAGCTGGGTGGCCGTATTCACCTTTTTGTCCATGTTCTCGATGACGTTCGCAGGCATATTTTATGTATATAAGTATCTGTTGAAGGAACCTGAATTGTACCGAAATCCGAACTCAGGGATCGATTTTGTCCTCATGACCTTTACCACGTTTGTGGAACCAGATCCATTACCATGGTTCCCCAAATGGTCAACGG GTCGATTAGTGGTGTTGTATTGGTCATTGTTTGCTTTTCTGGTCGTGAACTTCTACACCTCGAATTTAAGGACCAACCTAATTGCTCCAGCTTATGAAAACAGGATTGATACCACTGAGGATTTTCTAGAAAGTGGCCGTGAATTATTCGTTCATTCATCCGGCTATTGGATGATAAG GTTGGGAACCGAAGGCAAACTGAAAGAAGTGATCAAGATGCTCCGTGACGAGCAATGGCGCTTCTATCCAAATGAGAGAATGAGCCAAGATCAGCTGAATATTTGGGTTCAAGAGAGAGGTTATGTGATTGTGGCTTATCCCGAAGGATTAATGTTGAACTATTTATCGATTCCCGACTACGAAGGACTGCCCCATCAGACTTACTCCAAAGAGATCATCCATACTAGTTTCAATGCCATTCGATTTCAAAAGTACTCTCCGATTACCCCGCATTTGAACCGAATTTTGACTGCTGCGGACGAATTTGGACTCTACTATAAATTTCTCTATGAATATGTTCCAACTTTGGCGATGCCTGGACAATACATAGCTGGACAAATTAACGAATCCGAGTTACGAATGGAGGTGGACATGATCTTGGGCCCTATATTCATCTTAATCTGTGGCGGCACCCTGGGAACCATCGCGTTCATTTTTGAGCTGGTCTTTGCTGCAAGACTCGCAAAAGCTCTGCCGATCGTCACTGTTCCGACCAAATAA